A stretch of the Bacteroidota bacterium genome encodes the following:
- a CDS encoding T9SS type A sorting domain-containing protein — protein sequence MKILFPFLFLFIVADETEAQVKFQKTYGSLASDWASTVLQTSDSGFIICGTTSFGAGGTHDIGILKTDSNGVLKWTKTFGGGNEDRGYDIKKTADGGFIVSGSTESFGAGKSDAYLIKIDSIGNLQWSKTYGGTGNDLGYSVHQTNDGGYIVAGSGINNHFYLIKTYSDGNLQWTKTYGGTWSEDVFYMSQTNDGGFILSGRTYSFGAGKSDIYLVKAASDGTLQWSKTFGGTGDDVGSSVQETNDGGYIIIGETNSFSAGNNIYLIKTYSNGNLQWSKSYQNGEGYAIKQTTDGGFIIAGNTSFGSGAFDIGLMKTSSDGVLQWSKTFGGTNGDIGRSFEQLSDGYIIVGSSWTFGPGFVDMYCVRTDLNGNTACNQTTSFPIVTTPNTIVTTPATQVSSGGVMGNPATQTSSGGVETTLCFSNGINELTQEGVINVYPNPSPDGIFTVQCLKFNVGKAEVFNVFGKKIKTLNFEHETFNIDLNAPSGIYFLQLKTKEGTAVRKIIISK from the coding sequence ATGAAAATTCTTTTTCCTTTCCTTTTTCTTTTCATTGTTGCGGATGAAACAGAAGCGCAAGTTAAATTTCAAAAAACTTATGGTAGTTTAGCAAGTGATTGGGCGAGCACTGTTCTACAAACTAGTGATAGTGGTTTTATTATTTGTGGAACAACAAGTTTTGGCGCAGGTGGCACACATGATATTGGAATTCTCAAAACTGATTCAAATGGTGTTTTAAAATGGACTAAAACGTTTGGTGGAGGAAATGAAGATAGAGGTTATGATATCAAAAAAACTGCTGATGGCGGATTTATTGTGAGTGGCTCAACAGAAAGTTTTGGTGCTGGAAAAAGCGATGCTTATTTAATAAAAATTGATTCAATTGGTAATTTGCAATGGTCAAAAACTTATGGAGGAACGGGTAATGATTTAGGATATTCTGTTCATCAAACAAATGATGGAGGATACATAGTAGCAGGTTCTGGAATCAACAATCATTTTTATTTAATAAAAACTTATTCGGATGGCAATCTGCAGTGGACAAAAACTTACGGAGGAACATGGAGTGAAGATGTTTTTTACATGTCGCAAACTAATGATGGGGGATTTATTCTTAGCGGAAGGACGTATAGTTTTGGAGCTGGGAAAAGTGATATTTATCTTGTAAAAGCAGCTTCAGATGGTACTTTACAATGGTCGAAAACTTTTGGCGGCACAGGTGATGATGTTGGATCGTCAGTGCAGGAAACAAATGACGGAGGATATATTATTATTGGTGAAACAAATAGTTTTAGTGCGGGCAATAATATTTATTTAATCAAAACATATTCTAATGGAAATTTACAGTGGTCAAAAAGTTATCAGAATGGTGAAGGATATGCAATAAAGCAAACTACCGATGGAGGATTTATTATTGCAGGCAATACTAGTTTTGGTTCTGGTGCATTTGACATTGGTTTAATGAAGACTTCTTCAGATGGAGTTTTACAATGGTCAAAAACTTTTGGTGGTACGAATGGGGATATTGGTCGGTCATTTGAACAACTAAGTGATGGATACATTATCGTTGGTTCTTCGTGGACTTTTGGACCAGGATTTGTAGATATGTATTGTGTAAGAACAGATTTAAATGGTAATACTGCTTGTAATCAAACAACCTCTTTCCCCATAGTAACCACACCCAATACTATTGTAACAACTCCTGCCACGCAGGTTTCATCGGGAGGAGTGATGGGAAATCCCGCCACGCAAACCAGCAGCGGTGGAGTTGAAACCACGCTTTGTTTTTCAAACGGTATTAATGAACTTACGCAAGAAGGTGTTATTAATGTGTATCCGAATCCCTCGCCTGATGGAATATTTACAGTTCAATGTTTAAAGTTCAATGTTGGAAAGGCAGAGGTTTTCAATGTATTTGGGAAAAAAATTAAAACCTTAAACTTTGAACACGAAACTTTTAATATTGATTTGAATGCCCCAAGCGGAATCTATTTCCTTCAACTCAAAACCAAAGAGGGAACAGCAGTAAGAAAAATTATAATCAGCAAATAA
- a CDS encoding PKD domain-containing protein: protein MQGEYFFDADPGVKNGFAYSNSPADSIYDTLFISTAGLNSCFHTIFFRAKDSNNIWSLYEGGSFYLSDTVLQTNTSSYFLAAGEYFYDADPGIGKGIPLPAFSPADSILLTDSLPTAPLTAGMHHLFLRVRDSMNVWSLYEGQAFVICNFIPVADFSADTVCQNSPMSFTDLSSNLDTTANYTYSWDFNSDGITDDTTKGNTTHIFSTPGTHTVTLIVNNTSGCIDTVKKVVLVDSLPIVTLVLPVDTLCKLDTLVLSGGNPAGGIYSGPGVYSGIFYTDSTSTGNKIITYTYTNSDSCTASATAIIHVNPCTGINELNVSGFGFQVYPNPSGGIFSIQCSMFKDVQIKISDAIGKIILEKKLNSEKEIVNMSEVPAGIYFLKLFSEGKVLGTGKLIITD from the coding sequence TTGCAGGGAGAATATTTTTTCGATGCCGACCCGGGAGTGAAAAACGGATTTGCTTATTCCAATTCTCCTGCTGATTCTATTTACGACACGCTTTTCATTTCCACTGCCGGCTTGAATTCCTGCTTCCATACTATTTTCTTCCGCGCGAAAGACAGCAATAACATCTGGAGTTTATACGAAGGCGGAAGTTTTTATTTATCCGACACAGTGCTGCAAACAAACACGTCTTCTTACTTCCTTGCCGCAGGAGAATATTTTTACGATGCCGACCCGGGAATCGGAAAAGGAATTCCGCTTCCGGCTTTTTCTCCGGCTGACAGCATTCTGCTCACCGATTCTTTGCCTACTGCTCCGCTCACTGCGGGCATGCATCATTTATTTCTCCGCGTACGCGACAGCATGAACGTTTGGAGTTTGTACGAAGGACAAGCGTTTGTCATCTGCAATTTTATTCCGGTTGCCGATTTTTCTGCCGACACGGTTTGCCAGAATTCTCCTATGAGTTTCACCGACCTTTCTTCGAATCTTGATACCACTGCAAATTATACTTACTCATGGGATTTTAACAGCGATGGAATCACAGATGACACAACGAAAGGAAACACCACGCATATTTTTTCTACTCCGGGAACGCACACCGTAACACTCATTGTAAATAATACAAGCGGCTGCATTGACACGGTGAAAAAAGTTGTGCTCGTAGATTCGCTTCCAATAGTTACACTGGTTCTGCCGGTTGACACGCTTTGCAAACTTGATACGCTGGTTCTTTCGGGCGGAAATCCTGCCGGAGGAATTTATTCCGGTCCCGGAGTTTATAGCGGAATTTTTTATACCGACAGCACTTCCACGGGAAATAAAATTATCACCTACACGTATACCAACAGCGATTCATGCACCGCATCGGCAACGGCAATCATTCACGTGAATCCGTGCACGGGCATCAATGAGTTGAACGTTTCAGGTTTCGGGTTTCAGGTATATCCTAATCCATCGGGCGGAATATTCAGCATTCAATGCTCAATGTTTAAAGATGTGCAGATAAAAATTTCTGATGCGATTGGGAAAATTATTCTTGAAAAGAAATTAAATTCAGAAAAGGAAATAGTAAATATGAGCGAAGTGCCGGCCGGAATTTATTTCTTAAAACTTTTCTCCGAAGGGAAAGTTCTTGGTACAGGAAAATTAATCATCACCGATTAA
- a CDS encoding mannose-1-phosphate guanylyltransferase encodes MNNNYCVIMAGGIGSRFWPMSRTAHPKQFIDILGTGKTLLQQTFERFLPVCPKENIFVVTNDSYRALVLEQLPGLKFENLLCEPARKNTAPCIAYASYKIFSKNKKAIMVAAPSDHLITKENTFVKAIKSCFRKAKAEDCLITLGIRPTRPDTGYGYIQFIESPVKEKDMRIKKVKTFTEKPDSEMAKFFLQSGDFLWNAGIFIWSAKSIVKAFEKYLPEIAETFSAVKYTSSKEEEGIKNAYAACKNISIDYGVLEKADNVYVRSSLIGWSDLGTYGSLYNHSNKDEKQNAIVGKNVMMYDSKNCIVHISKDKLAVIEGLQDYIIVESDDIILICKKQDEQRIRDFVNDVKLKKGERFV; translated from the coding sequence ATGAACAATAATTACTGCGTAATCATGGCAGGCGGAATCGGCAGCCGGTTCTGGCCCATGAGCCGCACCGCGCATCCCAAACAGTTCATTGATATACTCGGAACAGGAAAAACTTTATTGCAGCAAACCTTTGAACGTTTTCTTCCCGTTTGCCCGAAGGAAAATATTTTTGTCGTTACAAATGATTCTTATCGCGCGCTTGTACTGGAGCAACTTCCCGGGCTGAAATTTGAAAATCTTCTTTGCGAGCCCGCGCGAAAAAATACTGCGCCCTGCATTGCCTACGCTTCGTACAAAATTTTTTCGAAGAATAAAAAAGCAATCATGGTTGCTGCCCCTTCCGACCATCTTATCACGAAGGAAAATACTTTTGTGAAGGCAATCAAATCCTGTTTCCGCAAGGCGAAGGCAGAAGATTGTTTGATTACGCTGGGCATTCGCCCTACGAGGCCCGATACCGGTTACGGCTACATTCAATTTATAGAATCTCCCGTGAAAGAAAAAGACATGCGGATTAAAAAAGTAAAAACATTTACGGAGAAACCCGACAGCGAGATGGCAAAATTTTTTCTGCAGAGCGGAGATTTTTTGTGGAACGCGGGAATTTTTATCTGGTCGGCAAAAAGCATTGTGAAAGCATTTGAAAAATATCTTCCTGAAATAGCAGAAACTTTTTCAGCCGTGAAATATACTTCTTCAAAAGAAGAAGAAGGAATTAAAAATGCGTATGCCGCATGCAAAAATATTTCCATTGACTATGGAGTTCTTGAAAAAGCCGATAATGTTTACGTGCGCTCTTCCTTAATCGGCTGGAGCGATTTGGGAACGTACGGCTCGCTTTACAATCATAGTAACAAGGATGAAAAACAAAATGCAATTGTGGGGAAAAATGTAATGATGTATGACAGCAAAAACTGCATCGTTCATATTTCGAAAGATAAACTGGCGGTGATTGAGGGCTTGCAGGATTATATCATTGTGGAATCGGACGATATAATTCTGATTTGCAAAAAGCAGGACGAGCAGCGTATCCGCGATTTTGTAAATGATGTGAAACTGAAAAAGGGTGAACGGTTCGTTTAA
- a CDS encoding aminotransferase class I/II-fold pyridoxal phosphate-dependent enzyme gives MNATSTLEKELIVSDIAENLIGSEIIKLAWEVNDKIKKGEKIYNLTIGDFNSKIFPIPDELKKEIISAYQSDETNYPPAEGVPELRNAVCHFLNRLHGFNFKTENVIIACGARPIIYAIYKTILDPGDTVIFPVPSWNNNHYVHLSSAKPILIETKPENNFMPSANDLKKHVKNATLISLCSPLNPTGTTLTKESLAEICDLILEENSRREIGTKPLYLMYDQIYWTLTLGNTKHFDPVSLRPEMKDYTIFVDGISKAFASTGVRVGWGMGPKKIIDKMKSMLGHVGAWAPRPEQMATARYLMNDSAVDKYLFEIRKNINERLVNFHKGFQSLKKEGFKVDSIAPQAAIYLAVQFALHGQKTSDGKILATTKDVTKYILDEAKVALVPFYAFGASEESNWYRLSVGTCKPEDVDGIISNLRNALKKLS, from the coding sequence ATGAATGCAACTTCTACGCTCGAAAAAGAACTTATTGTTTCCGACATTGCGGAAAATCTCATCGGCTCTGAAATTATCAAACTTGCATGGGAAGTAAATGATAAGATTAAGAAAGGAGAAAAAATATACAACCTCACCATTGGAGATTTCAATTCCAAAATTTTTCCGATTCCAGATGAACTGAAGAAAGAAATTATTTCTGCGTATCAAAGCGATGAAACAAATTATCCGCCCGCAGAAGGAGTTCCAGAGTTGCGCAATGCAGTTTGCCATTTCCTGAACCGCCTGCACGGTTTCAATTTTAAAACTGAAAATGTAATTATTGCCTGCGGTGCGCGCCCGATTATTTATGCGATTTACAAAACCATTCTTGACCCGGGTGATACGGTGATTTTCCCGGTGCCTTCGTGGAATAATAATCATTACGTTCACTTGTCTTCTGCAAAACCAATTCTGATTGAAACAAAACCGGAAAACAATTTCATGCCTTCGGCAAATGATTTGAAAAAACATGTTAAGAACGCAACGTTGATTTCACTTTGTTCTCCTTTGAATCCAACGGGTACAACGCTCACAAAAGAATCACTCGCGGAAATCTGCGATTTGATTCTCGAAGAAAATTCCCGCAGGGAAATCGGAACCAAGCCGCTCTATTTAATGTACGACCAGATTTACTGGACGCTCACTTTGGGAAATACAAAACATTTCGACCCGGTTTCACTTCGCCCTGAAATGAAGGACTACACAATTTTCGTTGATGGAATTTCAAAAGCGTTTGCTTCCACCGGAGTAAGAGTTGGATGGGGAATGGGTCCGAAAAAAATTATTGATAAAATGAAATCCATGCTCGGTCATGTGGGCGCGTGGGCTCCGCGGCCGGAACAAATGGCAACTGCGAGATATTTAATGAATGATTCGGCTGTGGATAAATATCTTTTTGAAATCAGAAAAAATATTAATGAGCGCCTTGTAAATTTTCATAAAGGCTTTCAGAGTTTGAAAAAAGAAGGATTCAAAGTAGATTCCATTGCTCCGCAGGCGGCAATTTATCTTGCGGTACAGTTTGCGTTGCACGGACAAAAAACTTCCGATGGAAAAATTCTTGCAACCACAAAAGATGTTACAAAATATATTTTGGATGAAGCGAAAGTAGCGTTGGTTCCTTTTTATGCATTTGGCGCTTCGGAAGAATCAAACTGGTATCGCTTATCGGTTGGCACGTGCAAGCCGGAAGATGTGGATGGAATTATTTCCAATCTTAGAAATGCGCTGAAGAAACTTTCTTAA
- a CDS encoding sprT domain-containing protein, giving the protein MNQRERNKFILRKYIPEKSVDIIAEWIYKYNFKLKIKKSRASKVGDHMPPHNGRNHVITVNHDLNKYSFFVTLVHEIAHLITWDKYKGKVFAHGKEWKAEYSKLLNHFLIMNSTLSEEEKLFPDDIYSALKTHMFSPAAASCSDIKLTRVLDKYDGKNFLTLERVAIGSSFRIVHSKNKFSKEIYIKGEKRRTRFNCIHAHTKRAYLIHALCKVILIS; this is encoded by the coding sequence ATGAATCAACGGGAGCGTAATAAATTCATTCTTCGAAAATATATTCCCGAAAAATCCGTTGACATTATTGCGGAGTGGATTTACAAATATAATTTCAAACTCAAAATAAAAAAATCGCGCGCGTCAAAAGTGGGCGACCACATGCCTCCGCATAACGGGAGAAATCATGTCATCACGGTTAATCATGATTTGAATAAATATTCTTTTTTTGTAACACTTGTGCATGAAATCGCGCATCTTATTACGTGGGATAAATACAAAGGAAAAGTTTTTGCGCATGGAAAAGAATGGAAAGCCGAATACAGCAAACTGCTGAATCATTTTTTGATTATGAATTCAACTCTTTCCGAAGAGGAAAAACTTTTTCCAGATGATATTTATTCAGCGCTGAAAACTCATATGTTCAGCCCTGCTGCGGCAAGTTGCTCCGACATAAAACTTACACGCGTACTTGATAAATATGATGGCAAAAATTTTTTAACGCTCGAGCGAGTTGCCATTGGCTCTTCTTTCCGAATTGTGCATTCAAAAAATAAATTCTCAAAAGAAATTTACATCAAAGGAGAAAAAAGGCGAACCCGTTTCAATTGCATCCATGCGCATACAAAACGCGCATACCTGATTCACGCGCTCTGTAAAGTTATATTAATATCGTAA
- the feoB gene encoding ferrous iron transport protein B: MEQDTRLKVALIGNPNCGKSTLFNVLTGLNQSTANFPGATVDKKTGSAKINSTSVEFIDLPGAYSLNAKSPDEKIAVEILQDKNNSDYPDLTIYVADASNLKRSLFLATQIIDSKIPMLIALNMMDVVDKRGMEINFEMLSEKLGVKIIPISAREERGIEELKQALFSDTKIPKEIFSEQQLAGKNDSQQTIERYRLITEIISDCLKFKSKPEEDIFSSRTDKILTHKIWGYAIFLFILFLIFESIFVIASYPMQWIESSFTFSSQWGAAHLPKGEFSDLLMNGVLAGLSGIVVFIPQIALLFFFISILEDTGYMARVSFIMDRAMRKFGLNGRSVIPLLSGVACAVPAIMGTRTISNWKERLITIMVTPLMSCSARLPVYTLLIALVVPAKKVFGFFNMQGIMLMLLYLIGFFAAIGSAFAMKYFIKSKERSFFIMELPPYRSPRWKNIGLAIIDRVKVFLFDAGKVIIAISIILWALASHAPADSFQKIEKKYTDYSYRGDYSDAEINNKIASEKLETSYAGILGKFIEPVIKPLGFDWKVGIALVTSFAAREVFVGTMATIYSVGDANNSHSIREKMRAEKNPDTLKPKYSFAVGLSLMLFYAFAMQCMSTLAVVYRETKKLKWPVIQFFYMGALAYLASFVVYNFFK; encoded by the coding sequence TTGGAACAAGATACAAGGTTAAAGGTCGCGCTTATCGGAAATCCCAACTGCGGGAAGTCCACGCTGTTTAATGTTCTTACCGGATTAAATCAAAGCACTGCAAATTTTCCGGGCGCAACGGTGGATAAAAAAACCGGCTCGGCAAAAATTAATTCCACATCGGTTGAGTTTATTGATTTGCCGGGCGCATATAGTTTGAATGCAAAATCGCCCGATGAAAAAATCGCAGTTGAAATTCTTCAGGACAAAAATAATTCCGACTATCCTGACTTGACAATTTATGTGGCAGATGCTTCCAACCTAAAAAGAAGTTTGTTTCTCGCTACGCAGATTATAGATTCAAAAATTCCAATGTTGATTGCGCTTAATATGATGGATGTGGTGGATAAGCGTGGAATGGAAATAAATTTCGAAATGCTTTCTGAAAAACTTGGCGTGAAAATAATTCCCATCAGCGCGCGCGAAGAAAGAGGAATAGAGGAATTGAAACAAGCGCTTTTTTCCGATACAAAAATTCCGAAAGAAATTTTTTCCGAACAGCAGCTTGCCGGGAAAAATGATTCGCAGCAAACCATTGAGCGCTACCGGCTCATTACAGAAATTATTTCAGATTGCCTGAAGTTTAAATCAAAACCCGAAGAAGATATTTTTTCTTCGCGCACCGATAAAATTCTTACGCATAAAATTTGGGGCTATGCAATTTTTCTTTTCATTCTCTTTTTAATTTTCGAATCCATTTTTGTGATTGCTTCTTACCCCATGCAGTGGATTGAATCTTCGTTTACATTTTCTTCACAGTGGGGCGCAGCGCATTTGCCCAAAGGAGAATTTTCCGATTTGTTAATGAATGGAGTTCTTGCCGGCCTCAGCGGAATTGTTGTTTTCATTCCGCAGATTGCACTTTTATTTTTTTTTATTTCCATACTCGAAGATACCGGCTACATGGCGCGTGTGAGTTTCATCATGGACAGAGCCATGCGAAAGTTTGGCTTGAACGGGCGCTCGGTAATTCCCCTGCTGAGCGGAGTTGCCTGCGCGGTTCCTGCCATCATGGGAACACGAACTATCAGCAACTGGAAAGAAAGATTGATTACAATTATGGTAACTCCGCTGATGAGTTGTTCCGCGCGATTACCTGTGTATACTTTATTAATTGCACTGGTTGTTCCGGCAAAAAAAGTTTTTGGCTTTTTCAATATGCAGGGAATAATGCTGATGTTGCTTTACCTGATTGGATTTTTTGCCGCCATCGGTTCTGCTTTCGCTATGAAATATTTTATCAAATCGAAAGAGAGAAGTTTTTTTATCATGGAACTTCCGCCTTACCGTTCTCCGCGCTGGAAAAATATCGGGCTTGCAATTATTGACCGCGTGAAAGTTTTTTTGTTTGATGCAGGAAAAGTGATTATTGCAATTTCAATTATTCTCTGGGCGCTTGCCTCGCATGCTCCGGCTGATAGTTTTCAGAAGATTGAAAAAAAATATACCGATTACAGTTACCGCGGAGATTATTCCGATGCGGAAATAAATAATAAAATTGCCTCTGAAAAACTCGAAACATCCTACGCAGGCATTCTCGGAAAATTTATCGAGCCCGTCATTAAACCGCTCGGCTTCGACTGGAAAGTTGGAATTGCACTGGTAACTTCCTTTGCCGCGCGCGAAGTTTTTGTGGGAACCATGGCAACTATTTATTCGGTGGGAGATGCAAACAATTCGCACTCCATCCGCGAGAAGATGAGAGCAGAAAAAAATCCTGACACACTCAAGCCGAAATATTCATTCGCAGTGGGGTTGTCGCTCATGCTGTTTTATGCTTTTGCCATGCAGTGCATGAGCACGCTCGCAGTTGTTTACCGCGAAACAAAAAAATTAAAATGGCCCGTGATTCAGTTTTTCTATATGGGAGCGCTGGCTTATCTAGCGAGTTTCGTTGTTTATAATTTTTTTAAATAA
- a CDS encoding ferrous iron transport protein A, whose protein sequence is MKNGKAIKNTLAHLRKGEKAIIDSFTDVEVSLKLLEMGCLPGEMIQVKNIAPLGDPIAITVAGYTLGLRKSEASAVIIRRTR, encoded by the coding sequence ATGAAAAACGGAAAGGCAATTAAAAATACGCTCGCACATTTGCGCAAAGGAGAAAAAGCAATTATAGATTCTTTTACCGATGTGGAAGTTTCTTTAAAACTTCTCGAAATGGGTTGCCTGCCGGGAGAAATGATTCAGGTAAAAAATATTGCACCGCTTGGCGACCCGATTGCGATTACCGTTGCAGGATACACGCTTGGCCTGCGCAAATCGGAAGCATCCGCTGTTATTATCAGGCGCACCCGATAA
- a CDS encoding ABC transporter permease gives MLLFISNIFFHIGRYYSLIIRSFSKPEKGKVFRKRIFEEIDLLGVGSLPIVLIMSVFMGAVITIQAAFGFTSPLVPLYAVGVTTRDSVILEFAPTLVSLILAGKVGSSIASEIGHMRETEQIDALEIMGVNSATYLIFPKIIAAVFINPFLIIISMFTGILGGLIFGVLTNVVTPYEYIYGIQYEFSFFNVTYSLIKTVVFAFIIASVPAYHGYYTKGGALEVGLSSTKAVVYSSLLILTFNFILTQLLLA, from the coding sequence ATGCTTTTATTTATTTCAAATATTTTTTTTCATATCGGAAGATATTATTCCCTCATTATCCGTTCCTTCAGCAAACCGGAAAAAGGAAAAGTTTTCCGAAAAAGAATTTTTGAGGAGATTGATTTATTGGGAGTCGGCTCTTTGCCTATCGTGCTCATCATGTCAGTTTTCATGGGAGCGGTTATCACCATTCAGGCGGCATTTGGATTTACAAGCCCGTTGGTTCCGCTGTATGCAGTGGGAGTTACTACGCGCGATTCCGTTATCCTCGAATTTGCTCCAACGCTGGTAAGTTTGATTCTCGCAGGAAAAGTCGGCTCAAGCATTGCTTCCGAAATCGGGCACATGCGCGAGACCGAACAAATTGACGCGCTTGAAATCATGGGCGTGAATTCCGCAACCTATCTCATCTTTCCGAAAATAATTGCTGCGGTTTTCATAAACCCATTCCTTATTATCATCAGCATGTTCACCGGAATTTTAGGCGGATTGATTTTCGGAGTTCTGACAAATGTTGTTACTCCTTACGAATATATTTATGGAATTCAATATGAATTCAGTTTCTTTAATGTAACGTATTCGCTGATAAAAACCGTTGTGTTTGCTTTCATCATTGCTTCTGTTCCTGCCTATCACGGCTACTATACAAAAGGCGGTGCGCTTGAAGTGGGATTATCCAGTACAAAAGCAGTTGTGTACAGCAGTTTGTTAATTCTCACTTTCAATTTTATTCTCACGCAACTTTTACTCGCATGA
- a CDS encoding ATP-binding cassette domain-containing protein, whose product MIEVRNISKSFGEKEVLKNISMSAEQGKNTLVIGGSGQGKTVLMKCIVGLEEVNSGGIFYDGRNFSQMNFKTRKEFRKEMGMLFQGAALFDSLTVEENVGFPLSMFSEISEEEKKERINFCLKRVNLENSNQLFPSELSGGMKKRVGIARAIVLSPKYLFCDEPNSGLDPITSLVIDDLIKEITHEYNITTVVNTHDMNSVLGIGDKVVFIYKGQKWWEGSSKDILHTENKEVNEFVGTAKMLKELRK is encoded by the coding sequence ATGATAGAAGTAAGAAACATATCCAAATCATTCGGGGAAAAAGAAGTGCTGAAAAATATTTCTATGTCGGCTGAACAGGGAAAAAACACGCTTGTGATTGGTGGTAGCGGGCAGGGAAAAACCGTTTTGATGAAATGCATTGTGGGCTTGGAAGAAGTAAACAGCGGTGGAATTTTTTATGACGGCAGAAATTTTTCGCAAATGAATTTTAAAACCCGCAAAGAATTCCGCAAAGAAATGGGAATGCTTTTTCAAGGCGCAGCGCTTTTTGATTCGCTCACGGTGGAAGAAAATGTAGGATTTCCGCTTTCCATGTTCAGTGAAATAAGTGAAGAAGAAAAAAAAGAGCGAATTAATTTTTGTTTGAAGAGAGTGAATCTGGAAAACTCCAATCAACTTTTTCCTTCGGAACTCAGCGGAGGAATGAAAAAACGCGTGGGCATTGCCCGCGCCATTGTGCTGAGCCCGAAATATCTTTTCTGCGATGAACCCAACTCGGGATTAGACCCTATCACTTCCCTGGTGATTGATGACCTCATCAAAGAAATTACACATGAGTATAATATTACCACCGTTGTAAATACACACGATATGAATTCCGTTCTCGGCATAGGAGATAAAGTGGTTTTTATTTACAAAGGACAAAAATGGTGGGAAGGAAGCAGCAAAGATATTCTTCACACAGAAAATAAAGAAGTGAATGAATTTGTCGGCACTGCAAAAATGCTGAAGGAACTCAGGAAATAA
- the gcvH gene encoding glycine cleavage system protein GcvH, whose protein sequence is MNFPSNLKYSKDHEWLRMEGNEAYAGITEFAQGELGDIVFVDIGTKGETLEKEKIFGTIEAVKTVSDLFMPVGGKILEVNSKIDSNPELVNKDSYGEGWLIKISVSNPAEANELMSADEYKKMIGK, encoded by the coding sequence ATGAATTTTCCATCCAACTTAAAGTATTCCAAAGACCACGAATGGCTTCGCATGGAAGGCAATGAAGCGTATGCGGGCATCACTGAATTTGCGCAGGGAGAATTGGGCGATATTGTTTTTGTGGATATCGGCACAAAAGGCGAAACGCTTGAAAAAGAAAAAATATTCGGAACCATTGAAGCGGTGAAAACTGTTTCCGATTTATTCATGCCGGTTGGAGGAAAGATTCTTGAGGTGAATTCGAAAATTGATTCCAATCCCGAACTGGTGAACAAAGATTCTTATGGCGAAGGATGGCTGATTAAAATTTCTGTTTCCAATCCTGCCGAAGCAAATGAATTGATGTCGGCTGATGAATATAAAAAGATGATTGGGAAATGA